In one Columba livia isolate bColLiv1 breed racing homer chromosome 23, bColLiv1.pat.W.v2, whole genome shotgun sequence genomic region, the following are encoded:
- the SGCA gene encoding alpha-sarcoglycan isoform X3 — MTGDTRTSRPRDTPPDPPGDMGPPQGMWDPGQPRCPACWRGSVPQAVGGGGWRCPRRAPPRPPGPAAAVSQAWPHARRRKMEAPALLRAWVLAAVFLAGSWAALPSHRILPEHHVSAETGAIFVQALEQERFQEAFVAGREDDGAAPVTFQAHLSDHPDLPRWLRYVQRDPRQHGYLYGCPTAAELGTHVIEVLAYNRHTYETVAQRLVITVIPAPGGDPPYQAEFLVGNRNVEELLPAAAREMFLQAAAGVWERDDLRVTNVTSALDRGGRVPLPIEGRKEGVYVTVGSPGPFSPCLVAATSPRSRLRCSQGQQPLASCYDTFAPRFAVRWCNLTLLQVRSSPTAPGPVWGPGVLEDGGDFQAPTEVPPRDLLPGYLVTLLVPLAVAALLCLLLGHLMCCRREGLQKRDLETSDIQLVHHTSIHGDTEELRHMAASRDVPRPLSTLPMFNIRTGQRINPMPSAPDGARVPLLPR; from the exons ATGACCGGGGACACCAGGACAAGCCgacccagggacaccccaccAGACCCcccaggggacatgggacccCCCCAGGGGATGTGGGACCCTGGGCAGCCCCGCTGCCCCGCATGCTGGCGGGGTTCGGTGCCACAGGCCGTTGGTGGCGGTGGGTGGCGGTGTCCCCGCCGTGCCCCCCCGcggccccccggccccgctgccgccgTCAGTCAGGCCTGGCCCCACGCCCGGCGCCGCAAGATGGAGGCGCCTGCGCTGCTCCGGGCCTGGGTGCTGGCAG CCGTGTTCCTGGCGGGGTCCTGGGCCGCCCTCCCcagccaccgcatcctccccGAGCACCACGTCTCGGCCGAGACCGGAGCCATCTTCGTGCAGGCGCTGGAGCAGGAGCGGTTCCAGGAGGCCTTCGTCGCCGGGCGCGAGGATGACGGTG ctgcccctGTCACGTTCCAAGCGCACCTCAGCGACCACCCCGACCTGCCGCGGTGGCTGCGGTACGTCCAGCGCGACCCCCGCCAGCACGGCTACCTCTACGGCTGCCCCACGGCCGCCGAGCTGGGCACCCACGTCATCGAG GTGCTGGCGTACAACCGGCACACCTACGAGACGGTGGCACAGCGCCTCGTCATCACCGTCATCCCTGCGCCAG GTGGGGACCCCCCGTACCAGGCTGAGTTCCTGGTGGGCAACAGGAAcgtggaggagctgctgccggCGGCCGCGCGGGAGATGTTCCTCCAGGCCGCGGCCGGCGTCTGGGAGCGGGACGACCTCCGTGTCACCAACGTCACCTCCGCGCTGGACCGGGGCGGCCGCGTCCCGCTGCCCATCGAGGGCCGCAAGGAGGG GGTGTATGTGACGGTGGGGTCCCCCGGGCCCTTCTCGCCGTGCCTGGTGGCGGCCACGTCCCCGCGGAGCCGCCTGCGCTGCAGCCAGGGCCAGCAGCCGCTCGCTTCCTGCTACGACACCTTCGCCCCCCGCTTTGCCGTCCGCTGGTGCAACCTCACCCTG CTGCAGGTCCGTTCCAGCCCCACGGCGCCAGGGCCAGTGTGGGGTCCCGGGGTGCTGGAGGATGGGGGGGATTTCCAGGCCCCCACTGAGGTGCCCCCCCGGGACCTGCTGCCCGGGTACCTGGTGACGCTGCTGGTGCCGCTGGCGGTGGCCGCGCTGCTGTGCCTGCTCCTGGGCCACCTCATGTGCTGCCGCCGGGAGGGACT GCAAAAACGGGACTTGGAGACATCTGA cATCCAGCTGGTCCACCACACCAGCATCCACGGCGACACGGAGGAGCTGCGGCACATGGCCGCCAGCCGGGACGTCCCGCGGCCGCTTTCCACCCTGCCCATGTTCAACATCCGCACGGGTCAGCGCATCAACCCCATGCCCAGTGCCCCCGACGGTGCCCGCGTCCCCCTCCTCCCGCG GTAA
- the SGCA gene encoding alpha-sarcoglycan isoform X1, which yields MTGDTRTSRPRDTPPDPPGDMGPPQGMWDPGQPRCPACWRGSVPQAVGGGGWRCPRRAPPRPPGPAAAVSQAWPHARRRKMEAPALLRAWVLAAVFLAGSWAALPSHRILPEHHVSAETGAIFVQALEQERFQEAFVAGREDDGAAAPVTFQAHLSDHPDLPRWLRYVQRDPRQHGYLYGCPTAAELGTHVIEVLAYNRHTYETVAQRLVITVIPAPGGDPPYQAEFLVGNRNVEELLPAAAREMFLQAAAGVWERDDLRVTNVTSALDRGGRVPLPIEGRKEGVYVTVGSPGPFSPCLVAATSPRSRLRCSQGQQPLASCYDTFAPRFAVRWCNLTLLQVRSSPTAPGPVWGPGVLEDGGDFQAPTEVPPRDLLPGYLVTLLVPLAVAALLCLLLGHLMCCRREGLQKRDLETSDIQLVHHTSIHGDTEELRHMAASRDVPRPLSTLPMFNIRTGQRINPMPSAPDGARVPLLPR from the exons ATGACCGGGGACACCAGGACAAGCCgacccagggacaccccaccAGACCCcccaggggacatgggacccCCCCAGGGGATGTGGGACCCTGGGCAGCCCCGCTGCCCCGCATGCTGGCGGGGTTCGGTGCCACAGGCCGTTGGTGGCGGTGGGTGGCGGTGTCCCCGCCGTGCCCCCCCGcggccccccggccccgctgccgccgTCAGTCAGGCCTGGCCCCACGCCCGGCGCCGCAAGATGGAGGCGCCTGCGCTGCTCCGGGCCTGGGTGCTGGCAG CCGTGTTCCTGGCGGGGTCCTGGGCCGCCCTCCCcagccaccgcatcctccccGAGCACCACGTCTCGGCCGAGACCGGAGCCATCTTCGTGCAGGCGCTGGAGCAGGAGCGGTTCCAGGAGGCCTTCGTCGCCGGGCGCGAGGATGACGGTG cagctgcccctGTCACGTTCCAAGCGCACCTCAGCGACCACCCCGACCTGCCGCGGTGGCTGCGGTACGTCCAGCGCGACCCCCGCCAGCACGGCTACCTCTACGGCTGCCCCACGGCCGCCGAGCTGGGCACCCACGTCATCGAG GTGCTGGCGTACAACCGGCACACCTACGAGACGGTGGCACAGCGCCTCGTCATCACCGTCATCCCTGCGCCAG GTGGGGACCCCCCGTACCAGGCTGAGTTCCTGGTGGGCAACAGGAAcgtggaggagctgctgccggCGGCCGCGCGGGAGATGTTCCTCCAGGCCGCGGCCGGCGTCTGGGAGCGGGACGACCTCCGTGTCACCAACGTCACCTCCGCGCTGGACCGGGGCGGCCGCGTCCCGCTGCCCATCGAGGGCCGCAAGGAGGG GGTGTATGTGACGGTGGGGTCCCCCGGGCCCTTCTCGCCGTGCCTGGTGGCGGCCACGTCCCCGCGGAGCCGCCTGCGCTGCAGCCAGGGCCAGCAGCCGCTCGCTTCCTGCTACGACACCTTCGCCCCCCGCTTTGCCGTCCGCTGGTGCAACCTCACCCTG CTGCAGGTCCGTTCCAGCCCCACGGCGCCAGGGCCAGTGTGGGGTCCCGGGGTGCTGGAGGATGGGGGGGATTTCCAGGCCCCCACTGAGGTGCCCCCCCGGGACCTGCTGCCCGGGTACCTGGTGACGCTGCTGGTGCCGCTGGCGGTGGCCGCGCTGCTGTGCCTGCTCCTGGGCCACCTCATGTGCTGCCGCCGGGAGGGACT GCAAAAACGGGACTTGGAGACATCTGA cATCCAGCTGGTCCACCACACCAGCATCCACGGCGACACGGAGGAGCTGCGGCACATGGCCGCCAGCCGGGACGTCCCGCGGCCGCTTTCCACCCTGCCCATGTTCAACATCCGCACGGGTCAGCGCATCAACCCCATGCCCAGTGCCCCCGACGGTGCCCGCGTCCCCCTCCTCCCGCG GTAA
- the SGCA gene encoding alpha-sarcoglycan isoform X2, with protein sequence MTGDTRTSRPRDTPPDPPGDMGPPQGMWDPGQPRCPACWRGSVPQAVGGGGWRCPRRAPPRPPGPAAAVSQAWPHARRRKMEAPALLRAWVLAAVFLAGSWAALPSHRILPEHHVSAETGAIFVQALEQERFQEAFVAGREDDGAAAPVTFQAHLSDHPDLPRWLRYVQRDPRQHGYLYGCPTAAELGTHVIEVLAYNRHTYETVAQRLVITVIPAPGGDPPYQAEFLVGNRNVEELLPAAAREMFLQAAAGVWERDDLRVTNVTSALDRGGRVPLPIEGRKEGVYVTVGSPGPFSPCLVAATSPRSRLRCSQGQQPLASCYDTFAPRFAVRWCNLTLLQVRSSPTAPGPVWGPGVLEDGGDFQAPTEVPPRDLLPGYLVTLLVPLAVAALLCLLLGHLMCCRREGLQKRDLETSDIQLVHHTSIHGDTEELRHMAASRDVPRPLSTLPMFNIRTGQRINPMPSAPDGARVPLLPR encoded by the exons ATGACCGGGGACACCAGGACAAGCCgacccagggacaccccaccAGACCCcccaggggacatgggacccCCCCAGGGGATGTGGGACCCTGGGCAGCCCCGCTGCCCCGCATGCTGGCGGGGTTCGGTGCCACAGGCCGTTGGTGGCGGTGGGTGGCGGTGTCCCCGCCGTGCCCCCCCGcggccccccggccccgctgccgccgTCAGTCAGGCCTGGCCCCACGCCCGGCGCCGCAAGATGGAGGCGCCTGCGCTGCTCCGGGCCTGGGTGCTGGCAG CCGTGTTCCTGGCGGGGTCCTGGGCCGCCCTCCCcagccaccgcatcctccccGAGCACCACGTCTCGGCCGAGACCGGAGCCATCTTCGTGCAGGCGCTGGAGCAGGAGCGGTTCCAGGAGGCCTTCGTCGCCGGGCGCGAGGATGACGGTG cagctgcccctGTCACGTTCCAAGCGCACCTCAGCGACCACCCCGACCTGCCGCGGTGGCTGCGGTACGTCCAGCGCGACCCCCGCCAGCACGGCTACCTCTACGGCTGCCCCACGGCCGCCGAGCTGGGCACCCACGTCATCGAG GTGCTGGCGTACAACCGGCACACCTACGAGACGGTGGCACAGCGCCTCGTCATCACCGTCATCCCTGCGCCAG GTGGGGACCCCCCGTACCAGGCTGAGTTCCTGGTGGGCAACAGGAAcgtggaggagctgctgccggCGGCCGCGCGGGAGATGTTCCTCCAGGCCGCGGCCGGCGTCTGGGAGCGGGACGACCTCCGTGTCACCAACGTCACCTCCGCGCTGGACCGGGGCGGCCGCGTCCCGCTGCCCATCGAGGGCCGCAAGGAGGG GGTGTATGTGACGGTGGGGTCCCCCGGGCCCTTCTCGCCGTGCCTGGTGGCGGCCACGTCCCCGCGGAGCCGCCTGCGCTGCAGCCAGGGCCAGCAGCCGCTCGCTTCCTGCTACGACACCTTCGCCCCCCGCTTTGCCGTCCGCTGGTGCAACCTCACCCTG CTGCAGGTCCGTTCCAGCCCCACGGCGCCAGGGCCAGTGTGGGGTCCCGGGGTGCTGGAGGATGGGGGGGATTTCCAGGCCCCCACTGAGGTGCCCCCCCGGGACCTGCTGCCCGGGTACCTGGTGACGCTGCTGGTGCCGCTGGCGGTGGCCGCGCTGCTGTGCCTGCTCCTGGGCCACCTCATGTGCTGCCGCCGGGAGGGACT GCAAAAACGGGACTTGGAGACATCTGA cATCCAGCTGGTCCACCACACCAGCATCCACGGCGACACGGAGGAGCTGCGGCACATGGCCGCCAGCCGGGACGTCCCGCGGCCGCTTTCCACCCTGCCCATGTTCAACATCCGCACGGGTCAGCGCATCAACCCCATGCCCAGTGCCCCCGACGGTGCCCGCGTCCCCCTCCTCCCGCGGTGA
- the PPP1R9B gene encoding neurabin-2, which translates to MLRTEAGGGAAAGGGAPSSGAAGGGGLRSASPHRNAYEATIQALAPTKEADGEDGKKSRGKKYGSNVHRIKNMFLQMGTAPGPEGACDLAKAKEKPVRLSLPRASSLGDSVDQGSLLKLGTSVSERVSRFDSKPDKPFSKLQETRKIFERSPQEKASTTRLLLRKERAGFQDRKLDVVVRFNGSTESLDKLDAEAVSPTVSQLSAVFEKADLRNNLHKAPGRAGAPLAAKAVGKRPRVFLPSAEAGRPGEGHAAPARARPPDEEKAAGRGGRPADKEAAAPRVQEVCKIKPVEVEESGEAEEEEAAAAGEPVPVTQPAKGAEGPVPSTPRLDGGSAAAAGEDVKGERAEEGDGYEEAKKEDFSEADLVDISAYSGLGEDSGGSGLEEEEEAEGLYEPESGCVEIPGLSEEDEPVPNRKIQFSTAPIQVFSTYSNEDYDRRNEDVDPMAASAEYELEKRVERLDLFPVELEKDSEGLGISIIGMGAGADMGLEKLGIFVKTVTEGGAAHRDGRIQVNDLIVEVDGTSLVGVTQSFAASVLRNTKGRVRFLIGREKPGEQSEVAQLIQQTLEQERWQREMIEQRYTQYTEDDEETGEYATDEEEEMSPMFPSGEMAIEVFELAENEDTLSPVEMDPEKLVHKFKELQIKHAVTEAEIQQLKRKLQCLEQEKARWRAEKAQLEQSVEENKERMEKLEGYWMEAQNLCQAVDEHLKETQAQYQTLERKYSKAKRLIKEYQQKEIEFLKKETAQRRVLEESELAHKEEMEKLQEKISELEAKLQTLKNSNPT; encoded by the exons ATGCTGAGGACGGAGGcaggcggcggggccgccgccggcGGGGGGGCCCCCTCcagcggggcggcgggcggtgGGGGTCTGCGGAGCGCGTCCCCCCACCGTAATGCCTACGAAGCCACCATCCAGGCCCTGGCGCCCACAAAGGAGGCTGACGGGGAGGACGGCAAGAAGAGCCGGGGTAAGAAGTATGGCTCCAACGTCCACCGCATCAAGAACATGTTCCTGCAGATGGGGACGGCGCCCGGGCCCGAGGGCGCCTGCGACCTGGCCAAGGCCAAGGAGAAGCCCGTCCGCCTGTCCTTGCCCCGGGCCAGCAGCCTTGGCGACAGCGTGGACCAGGGCAGCCTCCTCAAGCTGGGCACCAGCGTCTCGGAGAGGGTGAGTCGCTTCGACTCCAAGCCCGACAAGCCCTTCTCCAAGCTGCAGGAGACCCGCAAGATCTTCGAGAGGAGCCCGCAGGAGAAGGCCAGCAccaccaggctgctgctgcgCAAGGAGCGCGCCGGTTTCCAGGACCGCAAGCTGGACGTGGTGGTGAGGTTCAACGGCAGCACCGAGTCCCTGGACAAGCTGGATGCTGAAGCCGTCTCGCCCACCGTCAGCCAGCTCAGCGCCGTCTTCGAGAAGGCCGATCTCCGCAACAACCTGCACAAGGCGCCGGGGCGCGCGGGGGCCCCACTGGCTGCCAAGGCGGTGGGCAAGCGGCCGCGGGTCTTCCTGCCCAGCGCCGAGGCCGGGCGGCCAGGCGAGGGACACGCCGCGCCGGCGCGGGCTCGGCCGCCGGACGAGGAGAAggcggcggggaggggcggCCGGCCCGCGGACAAGGAGGCGGCCGCACCCCGCGTGCAGGAGGTCTGCAAGATCAAGCCCGTGGAGGTGGAGGAGAGCGGCGaggccgaggaggaggaggcggcggcggcaggtGAACCGGTGCCTGTGACCCAACCGGCCAAGGGGGCTGAGGGGCCGGTGCCCAGCACCCCCCGGCTGGACGGTGGCTCGGCGGCGGCCGCAGGCGAGGACGTCAAGGGCGAGCGGGCTGAGGAAGGCGATGGCTACGAGGAGGCCAAGAAGGAGGACTTCTCCGAGGCGGACCTGGTGGACATAAGTGCCTACAGCGGGCTCGGGGAGGACTCGGGGGGCAGcgggctggaggaggaggaggaggccgAAGGGCTGTACGAGCCTGAGTCGGGCTGTGTGGAGATCCCCGGGCTGTCCGAGGAAGACGAGCCTGTCCCCAACCGCAAGATCCAGTTCAGCACGGCCCCCATCCAG GTCTTCAGCACCTACTCCAATGAGGACTACGACCGCCGCAATGAGGACGTCGACCCCATGGCCGCCTCGGCCGAGTACGAGCTGGAGAAGCGGGTGGAGCGGCTCGACCTCTTCCCGGTGGAGCTGGAGAAAG ACTCCGAAGGGCTGGGGATCAGCATCATCGGCATGGGCGCGGGCGCGGACATGggcctggagaagctgggcaTCTTCGTCAAGACAGTGACGGAGGGGGGCGCTGCCCACCGGGACGGCAG gaTCCAGGTGAACGACCTCATCGTGGAGGTGGACGGCACCAGCCTGGTGGGGGTCACGCAGAGCTTCGCCGCCTCCGTCCTCAGGAACACCAAGGGCCGCGTCCG GTTCCTGATCGGGCGGGAGAAGCCGGGGGAGCAGAGCGAGGTGGCGCAGCTGATCCAGCAAACGCTGGAGCAGGAGCGGTGGCAGCGGGAGATGATCGAGCAGCGCTACACCCAGTACACGGAGGATGACGAGGAG ACGGGCGAGTACGCCACGGACGAAGAGGAGGAGATGAGCCCCATGTTCCCCAGCGGCGAGATGGCCATCGAGGTGTTCGAGCTGGCCGAGAACGAGGACACGCTGTCCCCCGTGGAGATGGACCCCGAGAAGCTGGTGCACAAGTTCAAGGAG ctccagatCAAACACGCTGTCACCGAGGCCGAGATCCAGCAGCTGAAGAGGAAG ctgcagtgCCTGGAGCAGGAGAAGGCGCGCTGGAGGGCCGAGAAGgcgcagctggagcagagcgTGGAGGAGAACAAGGAGCGGATGGAGAAGCTGGAGGGGTACTGGATGGAGGCACAGAACCTGTGCCAGGCCGTGGACGAGCACCTCAAGGAGACGCAGGCCCAGTACCAGACCCTGGAGCGCAAGTACAGCAAGGCCAAGAGGCTCATCAAGGAGTACCAGCAAAA GGAGATCGAGTTCCTGAAGAAGGAGACGGCGCAGCGGCGGGTGCTGGAGGAGTCGGAGCTGGCGCACaaggaggagatggagaagctgcaggagaAG atcTCCGAACTGGAGGCCAAGCTGCAGACTTTGAAAAATTCCAACCCGACCTAA